A portion of the Phycodurus eques isolate BA_2022a chromosome 3, UOR_Pequ_1.1, whole genome shotgun sequence genome contains these proteins:
- the LOC133399863 gene encoding glial cell line-derived neurotrophic factor-like → MTLWHSLTTCLIVLGAVRARPGPPGVLVSGEERPLRSPPLRIRLSVTSQEDADDPGDAYIMEERILADFDQAVDLIKMTVSRIPGSPSESERNRSNKSRPRRERTTGSSQRRGPGARERKAGGGRASGCALRQVRLNVTDLGLGYLSGEEMIFRYCAGPCRKSETNYDKILRHLARRSRLPAKDAPPQPCCRPVAFDDNLSFLDDNLIYHTLRKHSARKCACV, encoded by the exons ATGACGCTATGGCATAGCCTGACCACTTGTTTGATCGTGCTGGGAGCTGTGCGCGCCCGCCCGGGGCCCCCGGGGGTGCtcgtctcaggagaggagaggCCCCTGCGCAGCCCTCCGCTCCGGATCCGCCTGTCAGTCACCTCGCAGGAGGATGCGGACGACCCGGGAGACGCAT ACATCATGGAGGAGCGCATCCTGGCCGACTTCGATCAGGCGGTGGATTTGATCAAGATGACCGTCAGCAGAATACCAGGTTCGCCCAGCGAGTCCGAGCGGAACCGCAGCAACAAGTCTCGCCCCAGGCGCGAGAGGACGACCGGGTCGAGCCAGAGGAGGGGCCCGGGCGCGAGGGAACGGAAGGCGGGCGGCGGGCGAGCTTCGGGCTGCGCGCTCCGGCAGGTCCGGCTCAACGTGACCGACCTGGGTCTGGGCTACCTCTCGGGTGAGGAGATGATCTTCAGGTACTGCGCGGGACCCTGCAGGAAGTCGGAGACAAACTACGATAAGATCCTCCGGCACCTGGCCCGACGCAGTAGGCTGCCCGCCAAGGATGCGCCGCCGCAGCCGTGTTGCCGCCCGGTGGCGTTTGACGACAACTTGTCCTTTCTGGACGATAACCTGATCTACCATACGCTCAGGAAGCACTCGGCCAGGAAGTGTGCTTGCGTGTGA